A genomic region of Kribbella sp. NBC_00382 contains the following coding sequences:
- a CDS encoding CU044_5270 family protein produces MTEIDLLKRVRDDVPAPDPLALARARQRLFTSPPVRHRVTRGRVLVAGGLALTLAGGFLIADVAGNESSPLPGTVADASTVLADAAALAAAGPDTTVPAGQYREVTTLVDRIYEFGPGHKYRVTTRAKYVDWTTGDPTRKYVSTFYPLLSVRFATPEAKAAAPRYAPFLLTHPKPSTYRVACNGVGLIGDTSAPVFNPTCKPGWSYPTAAFLARQPRDPDALLAVLRNDPLFDHKPNALERAREKAMSKDEIAFGRITRVLESGFAPANLRAALYQAARKIPGIQLLGDVTTLDGRPGRAIGYTGVGQRQDLIISPTTGESIGSRLVTNKEGAALAKANQTGNEQPGDIEHETAVTARLTHTAPRPN; encoded by the coding sequence ATGACCGAGATCGACCTGCTCAAGCGCGTACGCGACGACGTACCAGCCCCCGACCCGCTAGCCCTGGCCCGCGCCCGCCAGCGCCTGTTCACCTCACCACCTGTACGCCACCGCGTCACCCGCGGCCGTGTACTGGTCGCCGGCGGCCTGGCCCTCACCCTGGCCGGCGGCTTCCTCATCGCCGACGTGGCCGGCAACGAGAGCAGCCCACTCCCCGGTACGGTCGCCGACGCCAGCACTGTCCTCGCCGACGCGGCTGCCCTTGCCGCGGCCGGTCCCGACACCACAGTCCCTGCCGGCCAGTACCGCGAGGTCACGACGCTGGTGGACCGGATCTACGAGTTCGGTCCGGGACACAAGTACCGGGTGACGACTCGGGCCAAGTATGTCGACTGGACGACAGGCGATCCCACCCGCAAGTACGTATCGACCTTCTATCCCTTGCTGAGCGTGCGTTTCGCGACCCCCGAGGCCAAGGCGGCCGCGCCGAGGTACGCGCCGTTCCTGCTCACCCACCCGAAGCCGAGCACGTACCGGGTCGCCTGCAACGGTGTCGGTCTCATCGGAGATACCTCCGCCCCGGTCTTCAACCCCACGTGCAAGCCAGGTTGGTCCTACCCGACCGCCGCCTTCCTGGCCCGCCAGCCCCGCGACCCGGACGCGCTGCTCGCGGTACTGCGCAACGACCCGCTCTTCGATCACAAACCGAACGCTCTCGAGCGCGCACGCGAGAAGGCGATGTCCAAGGACGAGATCGCCTTCGGCCGGATCACCAGGGTCCTGGAGTCCGGGTTCGCCCCCGCCAACCTGCGCGCCGCCCTGTACCAGGCCGCCCGCAAGATCCCTGGGATCCAGCTCCTGGGCGACGTGACCACCCTGGACGGCCGCCCCGGCCGAGCCATCGGCTACACCGGCGTCGGCCAGCGCCAGGACCTCATCATCTCCCCGACCACCGGCGAGAGCATCGGCTCCCGCCTGGTCACCAACAAAGAGGGCGCCGCCCTGGCCAAAGCAAACCAAACCGGCAACGAGCAGCCCGGCGACATCGAACACGAAACCGCGGTAACCGCCCGCCTGACCCACACCGCCCCGCGGCCGAACTAA
- a CDS encoding metallophosphoesterase family protein, whose protein sequence is MRLLLISDTHLPVRAKKLPAAVWAAVDEADVVIHAGDWVNVELLDELTERSKQVIGCWGNNDGPLLRARLPEVARVTLEGLSVAVVHETGQAKGREERCERAYPDVDLLVFGHSHIPWDTTSPRGLRLLNPGSPTDRRSQPYCTYQTAMIESGRLTDVVLHQL, encoded by the coding sequence ATGCGGTTGCTGCTGATCTCGGACACTCATCTACCGGTCCGCGCGAAGAAGCTGCCCGCCGCCGTCTGGGCGGCGGTCGACGAAGCGGACGTGGTGATCCACGCGGGCGACTGGGTCAACGTCGAGCTGCTCGATGAGCTGACCGAGCGCTCGAAACAGGTGATCGGCTGCTGGGGCAACAACGACGGACCGTTGCTCAGGGCAAGGTTGCCGGAGGTCGCCCGGGTGACGCTGGAGGGCCTGTCCGTGGCGGTCGTGCATGAGACAGGCCAAGCTAAAGGCCGCGAGGAGCGCTGCGAACGCGCCTACCCGGACGTGGACCTGCTCGTCTTCGGGCACAGCCATATCCCGTGGGACACCACGTCACCACGGGGCCTGCGCCTGCTCAACCCGGGATCGCCGACCGACCGTCGGAGTCAGCCGTACTGCACCTATCAGACGGCCATGATCGAGTCAGGCCGTCTGACAGACGTTGTACTGCACCAGCTTTAG
- a CDS encoding VOC family protein, translated as MAAAVHHIEIWVPDLSRAMSDWGWVLRQLGWKDGDGWPGGFIWKSSVDSSYIVIEQSPALSADTHDRLRPGMNHLALNAASRAEVDAIVIESAAHGWTLMFADRHPYAGGPQHYAAFLHNQDGYELEIVAPG; from the coding sequence ATGGCCGCCGCTGTGCACCACATCGAGATCTGGGTCCCGGACCTTTCGCGCGCGATGAGCGACTGGGGCTGGGTGCTCCGTCAGTTGGGCTGGAAGGACGGTGACGGCTGGCCCGGCGGGTTCATTTGGAAATCGAGTGTCGACAGTTCGTACATCGTGATCGAGCAGAGCCCCGCGCTGTCCGCCGACACCCACGATCGGCTCCGTCCGGGGATGAACCATCTGGCCCTGAACGCGGCCAGCCGGGCCGAGGTCGACGCCATCGTCATCGAGTCGGCCGCGCACGGCTGGACGCTGATGTTCGCCGACCGGCACCCGTACGCCGGCGGTCCGCAGCATTACGCCGCATTCCTGCATAACCAGGACGGCTACGAGCTCGAGATCGTCGCCCCGGGATAA
- a CDS encoding oxidoreductase, whose protein sequence is MDILILGGTAFLGRELARQGLARGHAVTCLARGESGGVAEGATLVVADRGRPDAYDAVREKEWGAVFEVSWQPGFVREALAALDAKHWTYVSSGNAYAAFDVPGADESAPLREATDQDVVDRELYGEAKVACELASVEAVGDRLVIARAGLIGGPGDLSDRGGAWVARAARAPEEPLLVPDTPDLATSVIDVRDLASWLLDNAERGTTGTFDTVGPVVPFGEWISLVREVGGHTGPVVLAPQTWLEEQKVEQYMGPESIAMWITEPGYEGWSNRSGAAATQAGLTHRPRKDFLVDTLAWERELGLDRERKAGLSPARERELIEGVQQ, encoded by the coding sequence GTGGACATTCTGATTCTTGGCGGTACGGCGTTCCTCGGGCGCGAGCTCGCGAGGCAAGGGCTCGCGCGTGGGCATGCGGTGACGTGCCTGGCGCGGGGTGAGAGCGGCGGGGTCGCGGAGGGGGCGACGCTGGTCGTCGCGGATCGAGGGCGGCCGGACGCGTACGACGCAGTACGGGAGAAGGAGTGGGGCGCGGTCTTCGAGGTGTCGTGGCAACCCGGGTTCGTGCGGGAGGCGTTGGCTGCCCTGGACGCCAAGCACTGGACGTATGTGTCGTCGGGCAATGCGTATGCGGCGTTCGACGTACCGGGAGCGGATGAGTCGGCGCCCTTGCGGGAGGCAACCGATCAGGACGTGGTGGATCGGGAGCTGTACGGCGAGGCCAAGGTGGCTTGCGAGCTGGCGTCGGTCGAGGCGGTGGGGGATCGCCTGGTGATCGCGCGGGCGGGGCTGATCGGCGGGCCGGGGGATCTGAGCGATCGGGGCGGGGCGTGGGTCGCTCGGGCGGCACGTGCGCCGGAGGAGCCGCTGCTCGTGCCTGACACGCCTGACCTGGCGACGTCGGTGATCGACGTACGGGATCTGGCTTCTTGGCTGTTGGACAACGCTGAGCGCGGTACGACGGGGACCTTCGACACGGTGGGGCCGGTGGTGCCGTTCGGCGAGTGGATCTCGTTGGTACGCGAGGTAGGCGGACACACTGGGCCGGTGGTGCTCGCGCCGCAGACGTGGCTGGAGGAGCAGAAGGTCGAGCAATACATGGGCCCGGAGTCGATCGCGATGTGGATCACCGAGCCGGGGTACGAGGGCTGGTCGAACCGCAGCGGCGCCGCGGCAACCCAAGCGGGGTTGACGCATCGGCCGCGGAAGGACTTCCTGGTCGACACCCTGGCCTGGGAACGCGAGCTCGGCCTGGACCGCGAACGCAAGGCCGGCTTGAGCCCAGCTCGCGAGCGAGAGCTGATCGAAGGCGTGCAACAGTAG
- a CDS encoding RNA polymerase sigma factor, whose product MHRLRLAVPAGPYLAEPVPPDPVPLTPPLPSDGDLIQAGEAAEEFARLFDRYSVTIHRYVARRLGTTEADDLLGQTFLIAFERRHQYVDSAAGALPWLYGIATNLIHRRRRDEVRQYRAYARSEPAGSDQHGDPLSTEVAARVDAATASRALTGVLAGLRKVERDVLLLYAWEDLSYAEIALALDLPIGTVRSRLHRARRALRSALGPDFEENPS is encoded by the coding sequence ATGCACCGACTCCGACTAGCGGTCCCCGCCGGCCCCTACCTGGCCGAGCCCGTCCCGCCTGACCCCGTCCCGCTTACTCCTCCCCTGCCATCCGACGGTGACCTCATCCAGGCCGGCGAGGCAGCAGAGGAGTTCGCCCGGCTGTTCGACCGGTACTCGGTCACCATCCACCGGTATGTCGCCCGCCGGCTCGGGACGACTGAGGCCGACGACCTGCTCGGCCAGACGTTCCTGATCGCCTTCGAGCGAAGACACCAGTACGTGGACTCAGCGGCGGGCGCGCTGCCCTGGCTGTACGGCATCGCCACCAACCTCATCCACCGCAGACGTCGCGACGAGGTCCGCCAGTACCGCGCCTATGCCCGTTCCGAGCCAGCGGGCTCCGACCAGCACGGTGACCCGCTCAGTACCGAGGTAGCGGCCCGAGTCGACGCGGCAACGGCGTCGCGTGCGCTCACCGGCGTACTGGCTGGTCTGCGGAAGGTCGAGCGCGACGTCCTGCTGCTCTACGCCTGGGAAGACCTCAGCTACGCCGAGATCGCGCTCGCACTCGACCTGCCGATCGGCACCGTCCGTTCCCGCCTTCACCGAGCCCGTCGAGCCCTCCGCTCCGCGCTCGGACCCGACTTCGAGGAGAACCCGTCATGA
- a CDS encoding FtsK/SpoIIIE domain-containing protein: MTEQPDDGGTPAPPAESAVAPELLEARIRGLQFALGQLLDNARQLTRGEHQRAVLLHRQLQAETVAARRESRGLVEAATSEALAAAEPAARLLADRLAPGLASIPPNDARWRNRQYIGAGTPSYVRVGELEAGTPVVAPLLRTNGWRVTADRNEAARRLLQSVALRLIASAEPFRLRIDAFDPRLTGMMGLLGHLTTKYPQLVPRATHTADQLHTVLSGLVDVSSLRASRQAQLGHKHFEDLVRETGRVTDPYRLIVLFDYPAGIDQLAQRDLVRLAATGADRGICFLVHHDPASTGEHEVDARQLLDLLDPVAIANEKVELSQLPNVPAKLDPAFDANVAASICDVVAEMAEIAVLPTIDFNRTLPDRSTWWQPVTDELSTVIGYDDRTPALVRLRSGNPALPHVLVGGAVGQGKSNLLLVLIHGLAARYDPADLEMYLLDFKHGVEFSALGPAGEREHWLPHVRVLGVHSDRAFGLAVLRHLSDELARRSEIFKSHGNVADIAELPPGEGRPPRILAVLDEFQVLLEDDDELADEAARLLERLVRLGRAYGVHVVLATQTIEGVKRLSTRRDSIFGQVPYRIALKTTPADAQAILRTGNTAAAELQFRGEAVLNANFGSPDDNQHVLVSFADKAVLDDLRRELWVRSGTTHPPRIFHLAEPARLTDTAAAVQPELGRPWTGLPIAVTEEPVAVEVRPEPGAGVLVLGDGPADALGVLTGLAVSAAAAAAVPPRFIFLDGTDSAPVVAEGKDALVETLRQLGCEVETVDKHADVVPRLFSLRDTVRDGHVGGTTYLLGFGFHGVPKMQTHAEGFFESPANALQDIVRDGPAQGLVTFGWWNRLHVCTEQLGYGRANVATHVFLRHPQDGVRAVAGPLVRWASEPHRALLWDGLHPEAQVVVPFAPLRADEVDRYLELVRR, translated from the coding sequence GTGACGGAGCAGCCTGACGACGGAGGCACGCCCGCACCACCTGCGGAAAGTGCAGTAGCTCCGGAGTTGCTGGAGGCACGGATCCGCGGCCTCCAGTTCGCGCTCGGGCAGTTGCTCGACAACGCGCGGCAGCTCACTCGCGGCGAGCACCAACGCGCCGTACTTCTGCATCGCCAGCTCCAGGCCGAGACCGTGGCCGCGCGGCGCGAATCGCGAGGTCTGGTCGAGGCCGCCACGAGCGAGGCACTGGCCGCTGCTGAGCCGGCCGCGCGCCTACTGGCCGACCGGCTGGCACCCGGACTGGCATCCATTCCCCCCAACGACGCCCGCTGGCGGAACCGCCAATACATCGGCGCCGGCACCCCGTCGTACGTTCGCGTCGGAGAACTGGAAGCCGGTACTCCGGTAGTCGCGCCCCTCTTGCGCACCAACGGCTGGCGGGTGACTGCCGATCGCAACGAGGCGGCCCGGAGGCTGCTGCAGAGTGTCGCGCTGCGGCTGATCGCGTCGGCCGAGCCGTTCCGGTTGCGGATCGACGCGTTCGACCCGCGGCTGACCGGGATGATGGGGCTGCTCGGGCACCTGACCACGAAGTACCCGCAACTGGTGCCGAGGGCAACGCATACCGCGGACCAATTGCACACGGTGCTGTCCGGGCTGGTCGACGTCTCGTCGTTGCGTGCCAGCAGGCAAGCACAGTTGGGACACAAGCACTTCGAGGACCTGGTCCGCGAGACCGGGCGGGTCACCGATCCGTACCGGCTGATCGTGCTGTTCGACTACCCGGCCGGGATCGACCAGTTGGCCCAGCGCGATCTGGTGCGGCTCGCGGCAACCGGTGCGGATCGGGGGATCTGCTTCCTGGTCCACCACGACCCGGCCAGTACCGGCGAGCACGAGGTCGACGCCCGTCAGCTGCTCGACCTGCTCGATCCCGTTGCCATCGCCAACGAGAAGGTCGAGCTCTCGCAGCTGCCCAACGTACCGGCGAAGCTCGATCCGGCCTTCGACGCGAACGTTGCCGCGAGCATCTGTGATGTCGTCGCCGAGATGGCGGAGATCGCGGTACTGCCCACGATCGACTTCAACCGGACACTTCCGGACAGATCCACCTGGTGGCAACCGGTCACCGACGAGCTGAGCACGGTCATCGGGTACGACGATCGCACGCCGGCGCTGGTGCGATTGCGCAGCGGCAACCCGGCCCTTCCGCATGTCCTCGTGGGCGGTGCCGTCGGGCAGGGCAAGTCCAACCTGTTGCTCGTACTGATCCATGGTCTCGCCGCGCGCTACGACCCGGCGGACCTGGAGATGTATCTGCTCGACTTCAAGCACGGGGTGGAGTTCTCGGCGCTCGGGCCGGCCGGCGAGCGGGAGCATTGGCTGCCGCATGTGCGGGTGCTTGGGGTGCACAGCGATCGGGCGTTCGGGCTCGCGGTACTGCGGCATCTGTCCGACGAGTTGGCGCGGCGGAGCGAGATCTTCAAGTCGCATGGCAATGTGGCCGACATCGCCGAGCTGCCCCCGGGGGAGGGGCGGCCGCCGCGCATCCTCGCAGTACTGGACGAGTTCCAGGTGCTGTTGGAGGACGATGACGAGCTGGCTGACGAGGCTGCGCGACTGCTCGAGCGGCTGGTGCGGCTTGGGCGGGCGTACGGGGTGCATGTGGTGCTCGCGACGCAGACGATCGAGGGCGTGAAGCGGTTGTCGACGCGGCGCGACTCGATCTTCGGGCAGGTGCCGTACCGGATCGCGTTGAAGACGACACCTGCGGACGCGCAGGCGATTCTGCGGACGGGCAACACGGCCGCGGCGGAGTTGCAGTTCCGCGGCGAGGCGGTGCTGAACGCGAACTTCGGATCGCCGGACGACAACCAGCACGTGCTTGTCAGCTTTGCGGACAAGGCAGTGCTCGACGATCTGCGCCGTGAATTGTGGGTCAGATCTGGTACTACACACCCGCCGCGCATCTTCCATCTGGCCGAGCCGGCGCGACTGACCGATACGGCCGCGGCTGTCCAGCCTGAGCTCGGCCGGCCGTGGACCGGGTTGCCGATCGCGGTGACCGAGGAGCCGGTGGCGGTGGAGGTACGGCCGGAGCCTGGCGCTGGGGTGCTGGTGCTGGGGGATGGGCCTGCGGATGCTTTGGGGGTGTTGACCGGGCTGGCGGTGTCGGCGGCTGCGGCGGCTGCGGTACCGCCCCGCTTCATCTTCCTGGATGGCACGGACTCGGCGCCGGTTGTTGCTGAGGGCAAGGATGCGCTCGTCGAGACGTTGCGGCAGCTCGGCTGCGAGGTCGAGACGGTCGACAAGCACGCCGATGTGGTGCCGCGGCTGTTCTCGTTGCGGGACACGGTGCGGGACGGGCACGTGGGCGGTACTACGTACTTGCTGGGGTTCGGGTTTCACGGCGTACCGAAGATGCAGACGCATGCGGAGGGGTTCTTCGAGAGCCCGGCCAATGCGCTGCAGGACATCGTGCGGGACGGGCCGGCGCAGGGGCTGGTGACGTTCGGGTGGTGGAACCGGCTGCATGTCTGCACTGAGCAACTTGGGTACGGGCGGGCCAATGTGGCGACTCATGTGTTCCTGCGGCATCCGCAGGACGGAGTACGGGCAGTTGCTGGGCCGCTGGTGCGGTGGGCGTCCGAGCCACACCGTGCGCTGCTGTGGGACGGGCTGCACCCGGAGGCGCAGGTAGTGGTGCCGTTTGCGCCGCTGCGGGCCGATGAGGTCGACCGGTACCTGGAGCTGGTGCGGCGATGA
- a CDS encoding PD-(D/E)XK nuclease family protein, whose translation MSATRIETTAYGAAALAKLGEVVSALKAGDPMKPVTLLLPNNLAGVTARRFLARTTIGALYLATLPRLAEQLSGGALAPRRPATRPIVAATWRTALSKAPGVFEAVAEHPSTIQALAAAHRELRDLSAGALDKVSAASTLGADLVRLHRHVTDELLPDWYDETELLHAASARCEPGVVAELGALVLYLPQELTQAEAGFVSALGDAAADLTVIVGLTDVRRADRAVRRSLERIGIDLPTSISKNYPVATEVLNASDADDEVRCVVRDVVASLKQTPAHRIAILYSAATPYARLLHEHLAAAKIEVNGPGTRPVHERAIARTLLEVLALVDHDLPRADLFRALANAPTRDFTGERIPVPQWERLSRVAGVVRGEDWDERLRRYVESERRTAEQEQASDDPIAGVIRRAQYNAGNGQKLHEFAVELRRRLFGASGLGTWSELANSVLGLFQALLGDASALPVEEQYAAVAVEGSLRGLSTLDELGTPASLSVLRDVLDLELQQSLPRVGTFGTGVLVAPLSASVGLSVDVVFVVGLSEDLYPGKVHEDALLPHRVREAAAPELASFRDRLDAKQRHLLVAFSSGASRVVASFPRGDLRRSSRRLPTRWLLGTLRSLTGDHALAATEWDQATYGDQLLTSASYAGSLTTTTLPATEQDWRVRALTAGLTLTDDVVDRARVLLRSRGGDDFTRFDGNLSGVPGLPDYALEDRIASPTSLESYASCPHAYFVERLLNVEPLEAPEDLLVISPLQVGNLIHNSLDAFVNRLSGSLPGFGEPWTAEQRSLLVAIGADLADRFEAEGLTGHPRLWQRERLRILGDLLVLLTDDERWRAEHDASVVASELRFGYDGEPPVEIPVPSGRVLLRGSADKVDLGKDGTIYVTDVKTGGFSRYEAIESDPVAAGTKLQLPVYAYAARARLGEPSTPVEASYWFVRRGGRRIPVPLTAEVAARYVDTLDVIVSSIAAGYFPAKAPEIPDFLWVQCPYCNPDGVGHSEVRARWERKRHDPTLDRLVRLIDPTALPLDPTAPPASPTPAEEVPTDV comes from the coding sequence ATGAGCGCGACCCGGATCGAGACGACGGCGTACGGCGCTGCCGCGCTGGCCAAGCTCGGCGAGGTCGTCAGCGCGCTCAAGGCCGGCGACCCGATGAAGCCCGTCACCTTGCTGCTGCCGAACAACCTGGCCGGCGTCACCGCGCGCCGTTTTCTGGCCCGGACGACGATCGGCGCCTTGTACCTGGCGACGTTGCCACGTCTGGCCGAGCAACTCTCCGGCGGCGCCCTCGCACCTCGCCGACCTGCCACCCGGCCGATCGTCGCCGCGACCTGGCGGACTGCCTTGTCCAAGGCCCCTGGCGTGTTCGAGGCCGTAGCCGAGCACCCCTCAACCATCCAAGCGCTTGCTGCAGCCCATCGCGAGCTGCGCGACCTCAGCGCTGGGGCGCTCGACAAGGTGTCAGCTGCTTCGACTCTCGGAGCGGATCTCGTCCGGTTGCATCGCCATGTGACGGACGAACTGCTGCCCGACTGGTACGACGAGACCGAGCTGCTGCATGCCGCTTCAGCCCGCTGCGAGCCTGGTGTGGTGGCCGAGCTTGGCGCATTGGTTCTGTACCTCCCACAAGAACTCACGCAAGCCGAGGCCGGCTTCGTCTCGGCGCTGGGTGACGCAGCCGCCGACCTGACGGTGATCGTCGGGCTGACCGATGTCCGCCGCGCCGACCGTGCTGTCCGGCGGTCGCTGGAGCGGATCGGGATCGACCTGCCGACGTCGATCTCCAAGAACTACCCGGTCGCGACCGAGGTGCTCAACGCGTCCGACGCCGATGACGAGGTCCGCTGCGTCGTCCGGGACGTCGTCGCGTCCCTGAAACAAACGCCCGCTCATCGCATCGCCATTCTGTACTCCGCCGCGACGCCGTACGCGCGACTGCTGCACGAGCACCTTGCGGCCGCGAAGATCGAGGTCAACGGGCCTGGGACCCGGCCAGTTCATGAGAGGGCGATTGCTCGGACGCTGCTCGAAGTACTGGCTCTGGTGGATCACGATCTGCCGCGTGCCGATCTGTTTCGCGCGCTGGCGAATGCGCCGACGCGTGACTTCACCGGTGAGCGGATTCCCGTGCCGCAATGGGAGCGGCTGTCGCGGGTCGCCGGCGTGGTGCGTGGTGAGGATTGGGACGAGCGGCTCAGACGCTATGTGGAGTCGGAGCGTCGGACGGCTGAGCAGGAGCAGGCGTCGGACGACCCGATCGCGGGGGTGATCCGGCGCGCGCAGTACAACGCGGGCAATGGGCAGAAGCTGCATGAGTTCGCTGTCGAGCTGCGTCGGCGGCTCTTCGGGGCCTCGGGGTTGGGGACCTGGTCGGAGCTCGCCAACTCCGTGCTCGGGCTTTTCCAGGCGCTGCTCGGAGATGCGTCGGCGCTACCCGTCGAGGAGCAGTACGCGGCGGTTGCGGTCGAGGGGTCGCTACGCGGGCTCTCAACGCTCGACGAGCTCGGCACGCCTGCCAGTCTGTCGGTGCTGCGGGATGTGCTCGATCTTGAGTTGCAGCAGTCGTTGCCACGCGTCGGGACGTTCGGCACCGGCGTACTGGTGGCGCCCTTGTCGGCAAGCGTCGGACTGTCGGTGGATGTCGTGTTCGTGGTCGGGCTGTCCGAGGATCTGTATCCCGGCAAGGTGCATGAGGATGCGCTGCTCCCCCACCGCGTGCGCGAGGCGGCGGCGCCCGAGCTTGCGTCCTTCCGCGATCGGCTGGACGCGAAGCAACGGCATCTGCTCGTCGCGTTCTCCTCTGGCGCCTCTCGGGTCGTCGCGTCGTTCCCTCGTGGCGATCTGCGGCGCTCGAGCCGACGGTTGCCGACACGGTGGCTGCTCGGCACCTTGCGATCGTTGACCGGCGACCACGCGTTGGCCGCGACGGAGTGGGACCAGGCGACGTACGGCGATCAGCTGCTGACGTCGGCGTCGTACGCGGGATCGTTGACCACGACAACCTTGCCGGCGACCGAGCAGGACTGGCGGGTGCGCGCGTTGACGGCGGGGCTGACGCTGACCGATGACGTGGTGGATCGGGCGCGCGTGTTGCTGCGTTCTCGTGGTGGCGACGACTTCACGCGTTTTGACGGGAACCTGTCCGGTGTACCGGGGCTGCCCGACTACGCACTTGAGGATCGGATCGCGTCGCCGACGTCGCTGGAGTCATATGCGAGTTGTCCGCACGCGTACTTCGTCGAGCGGTTGCTCAATGTCGAGCCGTTGGAAGCGCCTGAAGATCTGCTGGTGATCTCGCCTTTGCAGGTGGGCAACCTGATCCACAACAGTCTCGATGCCTTCGTCAACCGGTTGAGCGGTTCGTTGCCGGGCTTCGGAGAGCCGTGGACGGCGGAGCAGCGGTCGTTGCTGGTGGCGATCGGGGCGGATCTGGCCGACCGGTTCGAGGCCGAGGGGCTGACCGGGCATCCGCGGTTGTGGCAGCGCGAGCGGTTGCGAATCCTGGGTGACCTGCTGGTGCTGCTCACCGATGACGAGCGGTGGCGTGCTGAGCACGACGCTTCGGTGGTGGCGAGCGAGCTGCGGTTCGGGTATGACGGCGAGCCGCCGGTTGAGATCCCGGTGCCGTCTGGGCGGGTGCTGTTGCGCGGTTCGGCCGACAAAGTTGACCTGGGCAAGGACGGCACGATCTACGTCACGGACGTGAAGACGGGTGGCTTCTCGCGCTACGAAGCGATCGAGTCAGATCCAGTTGCCGCGGGCACGAAACTCCAACTCCCGGTCTATGCGTATGCGGCTCGCGCCCGGCTGGGTGAGCCGTCGACACCGGTCGAGGCGTCCTACTGGTTCGTCCGCCGCGGCGGTCGTCGCATCCCGGTCCCGCTGACCGCTGAGGTCGCAGCCCGGTACGTCGATACGCTCGACGTCATCGTGTCGTCGATCGCGGCCGGGTACTTCCCCGCCAAGGCGCCGGAGATTCCCGACTTCCTGTGGGTGCAATGCCCCTATTGCAATCCTGATGGGGTCGGGCACAGCGAAGTACGGGCCCGCTGGGAACGCAAACGCCACGACCCGACCCTCGACCGCCTCGTCCGACTGATCGACCCCACTGCCCTACCACTCGATCCGACTGCCCCGCCCGCTTCGCCTACGCCAGCCGAGGAGGTGCCGACCGATGTCTGA
- a CDS encoding DUF6308 family protein, translated as MQLTIDTSLSSRLLHIVSDREAVEDLRAYFEDGPPNTGYPGRWFEQIGSPADQELNRDRLTADDIVALSALSIRLPITVSARLLGEDSAEINELLTQIPADADLWDVDRSDLSPRSAAYRLFTKFRAMAWNGGDHGTSGVTASKLLARKRPRLIPIYDHQVSQLVDLGKGANWWISLREALTDEVRDHLEQAHRSAELSPMITPLRTLDVILWMRARHTE; from the coding sequence ATGCAACTCACCATCGACACCAGCCTGTCCAGCAGGCTGCTGCACATCGTCTCCGACCGAGAAGCGGTCGAGGACCTGCGGGCGTACTTCGAGGACGGCCCGCCGAACACCGGCTACCCGGGCCGCTGGTTCGAGCAGATCGGCTCGCCGGCCGACCAGGAGCTCAATCGCGACCGGCTCACCGCGGACGACATCGTCGCCTTGTCCGCGCTCAGTATCCGGCTCCCGATCACGGTCTCGGCACGGTTGCTCGGCGAGGACTCCGCCGAGATCAACGAGCTGCTGACCCAGATCCCGGCCGACGCGGACCTCTGGGACGTCGACCGCTCGGACCTGAGCCCGCGCTCGGCGGCGTACCGGCTGTTCACGAAGTTCCGTGCGATGGCGTGGAACGGCGGTGATCACGGCACGTCCGGCGTGACGGCGAGCAAGCTCCTGGCGCGCAAGCGGCCGCGGCTGATCCCGATCTACGACCACCAGGTCAGCCAGTTGGTTGACCTCGGCAAGGGCGCGAACTGGTGGATCTCGTTGCGCGAGGCACTGACCGACGAGGTCCGCGATCATCTCGAGCAGGCGCACCGGTCGGCTGAGCTCAGCCCGATGATCACGCCGTTGCGCACGCTCGACGTGATCCTCTGGATGCGCGCCCGCCATACCGAGTGA